The following coding sequences lie in one Sedimentibacter sp. MB35-C1 genomic window:
- a CDS encoding DUF5362 family protein: MNQDLQELSKWTGIIGVIYIIFGIIAAIAGLFAFLIGSVPGIIQIILGSKLLKVKKHADEAIFSNVDDSSVQVSYMISKLASYFKLQGLLMVVSFIVEIILRVY, from the coding sequence ATGAACCAAGATTTGCAAGAATTGAGTAAATGGACGGGTATTATAGGCGTAATATACATTATTTTTGGTATTATTGCTGCAATTGCAGGCTTATTTGCATTCCTTATAGGATCTGTGCCCGGTATTATACAAATAATTTTGGGCTCTAAATTATTAAAAGTTAAAAAGCATGCTGATGAAGCAATATTTTCAAATGTTGATGATTCTTCGGTTCAAGTAAGTTATATGATTTCAAAGCTGGCATCATATTTCAAGCTTCAGGGACTGCTAATGGTGGTTAGTTTTATAGTTGAGATTATATTAAGAGTGTACTAA
- a CDS encoding methyl-accepting chemotaxis protein — MFKKVFKIINKKIINALSSVSNFFKFKTDSLISRKKIQYGKNSFANMKLGTKLEVSFAVIIILFIIPISVSMLKYNETVKLLKKANDVTIPEVYYASSVSNNLKIIEKNLYASTLTDNKAKKDDYIKESQDLYDEAVKNLENLKVFLNSDTKNINDILKALEEEAKIRDAVMTSKYKSDASRMIFNSYDPIIIKINSNLDLITEKINAELQENAEESDKASKFTLILTIATTTAVVVLGWIISKSIAGSIVKPIMQIEDFAMSLSEGNLDCEIEYESDNEIGRLAEDLRKSSCSLALYINEIDYAMKQLSEGNLDITTSGNFKGDFKKIGQSIDASVSLLSDTLKGISQLSSEVSLRSGQLLTNSQTISKGAADQSSSIEESQTAIDEISEYAKANTENTHDARNTLYKIDDEITSCSKSMNEMLDTMSEISKKSSDVEKFIKVIDNITFQTNILALNAAVEAARAGDAGKGFAVVAGEVRSLALNSSEAAKNIAYIIEETSQAVHNGNKLANETASSLSKIVTSSNEATIKISEITKASEEQLSAIKEIKSGIDHISTIVLANSNAAEQSYADSSELSLRSQKLHNMLSKFAL, encoded by the coding sequence ATGTTCAAAAAGGTATTTAAGATAATCAATAAAAAAATAATAAATGCTCTTTCTTCCGTTTCAAATTTTTTTAAATTTAAGACAGACAGCTTAATCTCTAGGAAAAAAATACAGTACGGAAAAAATTCTTTTGCCAATATGAAACTGGGAACTAAGCTGGAGGTTTCCTTTGCAGTAATTATAATCCTATTTATAATTCCAATTTCCGTAAGTATGTTAAAATATAATGAAACTGTTAAACTATTAAAAAAAGCTAATGATGTTACTATTCCCGAGGTATATTACGCATCTTCTGTATCTAATAATCTAAAAATAATTGAAAAAAATTTATATGCATCAACACTGACAGACAACAAGGCAAAAAAGGATGATTACATAAAAGAAAGCCAAGATTTGTACGACGAAGCCGTAAAAAATCTTGAAAACCTCAAAGTTTTTTTAAACAGTGATACAAAAAATATAAATGATATACTTAAAGCTTTGGAAGAAGAGGCTAAAATAAGAGATGCCGTAATGACAAGTAAGTACAAAAGTGACGCATCTAGAATGATTTTTAATTCTTATGATCCAATTATCATTAAAATAAACTCAAACCTTGATTTGATAACTGAAAAAATAAATGCTGAACTGCAGGAGAACGCCGAAGAATCTGACAAAGCATCAAAGTTTACCTTAATACTGACAATAGCCACAACAACAGCAGTAGTAGTTCTTGGATGGATAATTTCAAAATCCATAGCAGGCAGCATTGTAAAACCTATAATGCAAATAGAAGATTTTGCAATGTCATTGTCAGAGGGAAACCTAGACTGTGAAATAGAGTATGAATCAGATAATGAAATAGGCCGATTAGCTGAAGACTTAAGAAAATCCTCATGTTCCCTGGCATTATATATAAATGAAATTGATTATGCCATGAAGCAATTATCAGAAGGTAATTTAGATATAACGACAAGCGGAAATTTTAAAGGTGATTTCAAAAAAATAGGACAATCCATTGATGCATCAGTAAGCCTTTTATCAGATACTCTCAAGGGAATAAGCCAGCTGTCATCAGAAGTCTCTTTAAGGTCAGGCCAATTATTAACAAATTCTCAAACCATCTCAAAAGGAGCGGCTGATCAGTCAAGTTCAATAGAGGAATCACAAACAGCAATTGATGAAATATCTGAATATGCAAAAGCTAATACAGAAAACACCCATGATGCAAGAAATACATTGTATAAAATTGATGATGAAATTACCAGCTGCAGCAAAAGTATGAATGAAATGCTGGACACTATGTCTGAAATAAGCAAAAAATCCAGTGATGTAGAAAAATTTATTAAAGTCATTGATAATATAACTTTTCAAACAAACATTTTAGCACTAAACGCTGCAGTTGAAGCAGCACGCGCAGGCGATGCCGGCAAAGGGTTTGCCGTTGTAGCTGGTGAAGTAAGAAGTCTGGCACTAAACAGCTCCGAGGCTGCTAAAAACATTGCCTATATTATTGAAGAAACCTCACAGGCTGTACATAACGGAAACAAACTTGCAAACGAAACAGCTTCATCTCTGTCAAAAATTGTAACAAGCTCAAACGAAGCAACAATTAAGATATCAGAGATTACAAAAGCTTCCGAAGAACAGCTGTCAGCCATAAAAGAAATAAAATCAGGAATAGACCATATTTCAACCATAGTTCTGGCAAATTCCAATGCAGCTGAGCAGTCTTACGCTGACAGCAGTGAACTGTCCCTAAGATCTCAAAAGCTGCATAATATGTTAAGTAAATTTGCATTGTAA